A window from Acinonyx jubatus isolate Ajub_Pintada_27869175 chromosome E1, VMU_Ajub_asm_v1.0, whole genome shotgun sequence encodes these proteins:
- the NOL11 gene encoding nucleolar protein 11 isoform X1: MAALEEEFTLSTVPLGAGPNGLLGVEQSDKTDQFLVTHGGRTVILYKVSDQKPLGSWSVKQGQIITCPAVCNFQTGEFIVVHDNKVLRIWNTEDVNLDKVFKATLSAEIYRIHSIQGTEPLVLFKEGAVRGLEALLAEPQQKIETVLSDDEVIKWTKVFMVFRHPVLIFITEKHGNHFAYIQTFSSRTLSKYTLFHGQEEKSVIQNFTASVDRKFISLMSLSSDGCVYETLIPIHPRDPDENQRVVRSLLLKTVVAGNARSGVALTVLDQDHVAVLGPPLPASKECLSIWNTKFQTLQTSRELPQGTSGQLWYFGENLFMLHGKFLTVIPYKCEVSSLAGALGKLKHSQDPGTHTVPHFVNWETSRGCGFGSQNSEQSKRILRRRKIEVNVPPPAFEQLLSTIKKDSEKDIEVELCKFLAVKRTPDFHTIVGDIVLELLGRHTTEPSFYPRNSLMQLIQTHVLSYSLCPGLMEVALEKTDVQMLQLCLQQFPDIPESITCACLKIFLSISDDSLQETEINMESVSDCSDPVQEKMDEQTEILQNGFNADEQNCDSCDRKLNQKPQDAAEETTSCPVVPKRAALLNAILHSAYSEMFLLPHLKDIPAQHVTLFLQYLYFLYLKCSENATMTLPGLHPPTLNQIMDWICLLLDANFTVVVMIPEAKRLLLSLYKFVKSQICICSELNKIEVSFRELQKLNQEKNNRELYSIEVLELF, from the exons ATGGCAGCCCTGGAGGAGGAATTCACGTTGTCTACGGTACCCTTGGGTGCCGGGCCTAACGGACTCCTAGGTGTGGAGCAGAGCGACAAAACAGACCAGTTTCTAGTGACGCACGGCGGCAGGACCGTCATCCTCTATAAG GTTTCTGATCAGAAACCCTTGGGGAGCTGGTCCGTGAAACAAGGCCAAATTATAACGTGTCCAGCTGTGTGCAACTTTCAAACTGGAGAGTTTATTGTTGTACATGACAATAAG GTTTTGAGAATATGGAATACTGAAGATGTAAACCTGGATAAAGTATTTAAAGCCACA TTGTCAGCTGAGATCTATAGGATACATTCAATACAAGGGACAGAACCCTTAGTGCTATTCAAGGAAGGTGCTGTTCGTGGTTTAGAGGCCTTGCTTGCAGAGCCCCAGCAGAAAATTGAAACTGTTCTCTCTGATGATGAAGTGATTAA gtgGACAAAGGTTTTCATGGTATTTAGGCATCCTGTCTTAATCTTTATTACTGAAAAA CATGGAAATCACTTTGCTTACATACAAACATTTAGCTCTCGCACCTTAAGCAAATACACACTCTTCCATggacaagaagaaaaatctgtcaTACAGAATTTTACTGCATCTGTGGATCGGAAATTCATCTCTCTGATGTCATTAA GCTCTGATGGGTGTGTATATGAAACCTTGATACCAATACATCCGAGGGACCCAGACGAAAATCAGAGGGTAGTCAGATCGCTATTGCTCAAGACTGTGGTGGCCGGTAATGCTCGAAGTGGTGTTGCACTCACCGTCCTGGATCAGGATCATGTAGCAGTCCTAGGACCGCCGCTGCCAGCTTCCAAGG AATGCCTTTCCATATGGAACACGAAATTTCAAACACTACAGACTTCCAGAGAGTTACCACAGGGGACCAGCGGTCAA CTCTGGTATTTTGGGGAAAATTTATTTATGCTACATGGAAAATTTCTTACTGTGATTCCATACAAGTGTGAAGTATCTTCATTAGCAGGTGCTCTTGGAAAACTCAAGCATAGTCAAGATCCAG GCACTCACACTGTGCCTCATTTTGTAAACTGGGAAACATCTCGAGGATGTGGATTTGGATCCCAGAACTCAGAGCAGTCGAAAAGAATT TTAAGGAGAAGGAAAATTGAAGTGAATGTACCACCTCCAGCATTCGAACAACTTTTATCAacaataaag AAAGATTCAGAAAAAGACATTGAAGTAGAACTATGTAAATTTTTGGCTGTGAAGCGGACACCTGACTTTCATACTATTGTTGGGGACATAGTATTAGAACTTCTGGGACGACATACAACAGAGCCATCATTTTACCCCCGGAACTCTCTGATGCAACTTATCCAGACACACGTGCTTTCTTACAG CTTGTGCCCCGGCCTGATGGAGGTGGCCTTGGAAAAGACAGATGTGCAGATGTTACAGCTGTGTCTACAGCAGTTCCCCGACATCCCTGAATCGATCACCTGCGCttgcttaaaaattttcttgAG CATTAGTGATGACAGTcttcaagaaacagaaatcaatatGGAATCAGTTTCTGACTGTAGTGATCCTGTGCAAGAGAAAATGGACGAGCAAACGGAAATTCTTCAAAACGGTTTCAATGCTGACGAACAAAACTGTGATAGCTGTGATCGGAAGTTAAACCAAAAGCCTCAGGACGCAGCCGAGGAGACCACCTCGTGCCCTGTGGTACCGAAGAGAGCGGCACTGCT AAATGCAATTCTTCATTCGGCTTACAGCGAAATGTTTCTTCTGCCGCACTTGAAAGACATCCCAGCACAACATGTCACT CTATTTCTCcagtatttgtatttcctttatctGAAGTGTAGTGAAAATGCTACTATGACTCTTCCTGGACTGCACCCTCCAACCTTGAACCAA ATTATGGATTGGATATGCCTCCTTCTGGATGCTAACTTTACCGTTGTGGTAATGATACCAGAAGCAAAAAGACTACTGTTAAGTCTTTATAAGTTTGTGAAATCCCAG atATGCATTTGCTCCGAGCTCAACAAGATTGAAGTAAGTTTTCGTGAGCTGCAAAAACTAAATCAAGAGAAGAATAATAGGGAATTATATTCAATCGAAGTACTGGAACTCTTCTGA
- the NOL11 gene encoding nucleolar protein 11 isoform X2 codes for MAALEEEFTLSTVPLGAGPNGLLGVEQSDKTDQFLVTHGGRTVILYKVSDQKPLGSWSVKQGQIITCPAVCNFQTGEFIVVHDNKVLRIWNTEDVNLDKVFKATLSAEIYRIHSIQGTEPLVLFKEGAVRGLEALLAEPQQKIETVLSDDEVIKWTKVFMVFRHPVLIFITEKHGNHFAYIQTFSSRTLSKYTLFHGQEEKSVIQNFTASVDRKFISLMSLSSDGCVYETLIPIHPRDPDENQRVVRSLLLKTVVAGNARSGVALTVLDQDHVAVLGPPLPASKECLSIWNTKFQTLQTSRELPQGTSGQLWYFGENLFMLHGKFLTVIPYKCEVSSLAGALGKLKHSQDPGTHTVPHFVNWETSRGCGFGSQNSEQSKRILRRRKIEVNVPPPAFEQLLSTIKKDSEKDIEVELCKFLAVKRTPDFHTIVGDIVLELLGRHTTEPSFYPRNSLMQLIQTHVLSYSLCPGLMEVALEKTDVQMLQLCLQQFPDIPESITCACLKIFLSDPVQEKMDEQTEILQNGFNADEQNCDSCDRKLNQKPQDAAEETTSCPVVPKRAALLNAILHSAYSEMFLLPHLKDIPAQHVTLFLQYLYFLYLKCSENATMTLPGLHPPTLNQIMDWICLLLDANFTVVVMIPEAKRLLLSLYKFVKSQICICSELNKIEVSFRELQKLNQEKNNRELYSIEVLELF; via the exons ATGGCAGCCCTGGAGGAGGAATTCACGTTGTCTACGGTACCCTTGGGTGCCGGGCCTAACGGACTCCTAGGTGTGGAGCAGAGCGACAAAACAGACCAGTTTCTAGTGACGCACGGCGGCAGGACCGTCATCCTCTATAAG GTTTCTGATCAGAAACCCTTGGGGAGCTGGTCCGTGAAACAAGGCCAAATTATAACGTGTCCAGCTGTGTGCAACTTTCAAACTGGAGAGTTTATTGTTGTACATGACAATAAG GTTTTGAGAATATGGAATACTGAAGATGTAAACCTGGATAAAGTATTTAAAGCCACA TTGTCAGCTGAGATCTATAGGATACATTCAATACAAGGGACAGAACCCTTAGTGCTATTCAAGGAAGGTGCTGTTCGTGGTTTAGAGGCCTTGCTTGCAGAGCCCCAGCAGAAAATTGAAACTGTTCTCTCTGATGATGAAGTGATTAA gtgGACAAAGGTTTTCATGGTATTTAGGCATCCTGTCTTAATCTTTATTACTGAAAAA CATGGAAATCACTTTGCTTACATACAAACATTTAGCTCTCGCACCTTAAGCAAATACACACTCTTCCATggacaagaagaaaaatctgtcaTACAGAATTTTACTGCATCTGTGGATCGGAAATTCATCTCTCTGATGTCATTAA GCTCTGATGGGTGTGTATATGAAACCTTGATACCAATACATCCGAGGGACCCAGACGAAAATCAGAGGGTAGTCAGATCGCTATTGCTCAAGACTGTGGTGGCCGGTAATGCTCGAAGTGGTGTTGCACTCACCGTCCTGGATCAGGATCATGTAGCAGTCCTAGGACCGCCGCTGCCAGCTTCCAAGG AATGCCTTTCCATATGGAACACGAAATTTCAAACACTACAGACTTCCAGAGAGTTACCACAGGGGACCAGCGGTCAA CTCTGGTATTTTGGGGAAAATTTATTTATGCTACATGGAAAATTTCTTACTGTGATTCCATACAAGTGTGAAGTATCTTCATTAGCAGGTGCTCTTGGAAAACTCAAGCATAGTCAAGATCCAG GCACTCACACTGTGCCTCATTTTGTAAACTGGGAAACATCTCGAGGATGTGGATTTGGATCCCAGAACTCAGAGCAGTCGAAAAGAATT TTAAGGAGAAGGAAAATTGAAGTGAATGTACCACCTCCAGCATTCGAACAACTTTTATCAacaataaag AAAGATTCAGAAAAAGACATTGAAGTAGAACTATGTAAATTTTTGGCTGTGAAGCGGACACCTGACTTTCATACTATTGTTGGGGACATAGTATTAGAACTTCTGGGACGACATACAACAGAGCCATCATTTTACCCCCGGAACTCTCTGATGCAACTTATCCAGACACACGTGCTTTCTTACAG CTTGTGCCCCGGCCTGATGGAGGTGGCCTTGGAAAAGACAGATGTGCAGATGTTACAGCTGTGTCTACAGCAGTTCCCCGACATCCCTGAATCGATCACCTGCGCttgcttaaaaattttcttgAG TGATCCTGTGCAAGAGAAAATGGACGAGCAAACGGAAATTCTTCAAAACGGTTTCAATGCTGACGAACAAAACTGTGATAGCTGTGATCGGAAGTTAAACCAAAAGCCTCAGGACGCAGCCGAGGAGACCACCTCGTGCCCTGTGGTACCGAAGAGAGCGGCACTGCT AAATGCAATTCTTCATTCGGCTTACAGCGAAATGTTTCTTCTGCCGCACTTGAAAGACATCCCAGCACAACATGTCACT CTATTTCTCcagtatttgtatttcctttatctGAAGTGTAGTGAAAATGCTACTATGACTCTTCCTGGACTGCACCCTCCAACCTTGAACCAA ATTATGGATTGGATATGCCTCCTTCTGGATGCTAACTTTACCGTTGTGGTAATGATACCAGAAGCAAAAAGACTACTGTTAAGTCTTTATAAGTTTGTGAAATCCCAG atATGCATTTGCTCCGAGCTCAACAAGATTGAAGTAAGTTTTCGTGAGCTGCAAAAACTAAATCAAGAGAAGAATAATAGGGAATTATATTCAATCGAAGTACTGGAACTCTTCTGA
- the NOL11 gene encoding nucleolar protein 11 isoform X3, with protein sequence MVFRHPVLIFITEKHGNHFAYIQTFSSRTLSKYTLFHGQEEKSVIQNFTASVDRKFISLMSLSSDGCVYETLIPIHPRDPDENQRVVRSLLLKTVVAGNARSGVALTVLDQDHVAVLGPPLPASKECLSIWNTKFQTLQTSRELPQGTSGQLWYFGENLFMLHGKFLTVIPYKCEVSSLAGALGKLKHSQDPGTHTVPHFVNWETSRGCGFGSQNSEQSKRILRRRKIEVNVPPPAFEQLLSTIKKDSEKDIEVELCKFLAVKRTPDFHTIVGDIVLELLGRHTTEPSFYPRNSLMQLIQTHVLSYSLCPGLMEVALEKTDVQMLQLCLQQFPDIPESITCACLKIFLSISDDSLQETEINMESVSDCSDPVQEKMDEQTEILQNGFNADEQNCDSCDRKLNQKPQDAAEETTSCPVVPKRAALLNAILHSAYSEMFLLPHLKDIPAQHVTLFLQYLYFLYLKCSENATMTLPGLHPPTLNQIMDWICLLLDANFTVVVMIPEAKRLLLSLYKFVKSQICICSELNKIEVSFRELQKLNQEKNNRELYSIEVLELF encoded by the exons ATGGTATTTAGGCATCCTGTCTTAATCTTTATTACTGAAAAA CATGGAAATCACTTTGCTTACATACAAACATTTAGCTCTCGCACCTTAAGCAAATACACACTCTTCCATggacaagaagaaaaatctgtcaTACAGAATTTTACTGCATCTGTGGATCGGAAATTCATCTCTCTGATGTCATTAA GCTCTGATGGGTGTGTATATGAAACCTTGATACCAATACATCCGAGGGACCCAGACGAAAATCAGAGGGTAGTCAGATCGCTATTGCTCAAGACTGTGGTGGCCGGTAATGCTCGAAGTGGTGTTGCACTCACCGTCCTGGATCAGGATCATGTAGCAGTCCTAGGACCGCCGCTGCCAGCTTCCAAGG AATGCCTTTCCATATGGAACACGAAATTTCAAACACTACAGACTTCCAGAGAGTTACCACAGGGGACCAGCGGTCAA CTCTGGTATTTTGGGGAAAATTTATTTATGCTACATGGAAAATTTCTTACTGTGATTCCATACAAGTGTGAAGTATCTTCATTAGCAGGTGCTCTTGGAAAACTCAAGCATAGTCAAGATCCAG GCACTCACACTGTGCCTCATTTTGTAAACTGGGAAACATCTCGAGGATGTGGATTTGGATCCCAGAACTCAGAGCAGTCGAAAAGAATT TTAAGGAGAAGGAAAATTGAAGTGAATGTACCACCTCCAGCATTCGAACAACTTTTATCAacaataaag AAAGATTCAGAAAAAGACATTGAAGTAGAACTATGTAAATTTTTGGCTGTGAAGCGGACACCTGACTTTCATACTATTGTTGGGGACATAGTATTAGAACTTCTGGGACGACATACAACAGAGCCATCATTTTACCCCCGGAACTCTCTGATGCAACTTATCCAGACACACGTGCTTTCTTACAG CTTGTGCCCCGGCCTGATGGAGGTGGCCTTGGAAAAGACAGATGTGCAGATGTTACAGCTGTGTCTACAGCAGTTCCCCGACATCCCTGAATCGATCACCTGCGCttgcttaaaaattttcttgAG CATTAGTGATGACAGTcttcaagaaacagaaatcaatatGGAATCAGTTTCTGACTGTAGTGATCCTGTGCAAGAGAAAATGGACGAGCAAACGGAAATTCTTCAAAACGGTTTCAATGCTGACGAACAAAACTGTGATAGCTGTGATCGGAAGTTAAACCAAAAGCCTCAGGACGCAGCCGAGGAGACCACCTCGTGCCCTGTGGTACCGAAGAGAGCGGCACTGCT AAATGCAATTCTTCATTCGGCTTACAGCGAAATGTTTCTTCTGCCGCACTTGAAAGACATCCCAGCACAACATGTCACT CTATTTCTCcagtatttgtatttcctttatctGAAGTGTAGTGAAAATGCTACTATGACTCTTCCTGGACTGCACCCTCCAACCTTGAACCAA ATTATGGATTGGATATGCCTCCTTCTGGATGCTAACTTTACCGTTGTGGTAATGATACCAGAAGCAAAAAGACTACTGTTAAGTCTTTATAAGTTTGTGAAATCCCAG atATGCATTTGCTCCGAGCTCAACAAGATTGAAGTAAGTTTTCGTGAGCTGCAAAAACTAAATCAAGAGAAGAATAATAGGGAATTATATTCAATCGAAGTACTGGAACTCTTCTGA